Proteins encoded together in one Telopea speciosissima isolate NSW1024214 ecotype Mountain lineage chromosome 6, Tspe_v1, whole genome shotgun sequence window:
- the LOC122666094 gene encoding transcription factor bHLH57-like, which yields MSFLEMLRGLESSSSSSFIDSNSSFEFLLRMQQNQKHPEIECGIQALELESCITNDVSEPHSPIKSKCKDPHQPQSSSCRELEVVSSECNGETKSPEKCRGGNRSSRAKGKPQESNKAGPAGSTCERRKRKRTRPPSNTKEEVESQRMTHIAVERNRRRQMNDHLNTLRSLMPTSFVRRGEQASIIGGAVDFIKELERLLQLLEAWKRMKKSGNDDESMEEEEGRRDDDIGEGGEMKAEHKSVADIQVLVVEKRHVNLKMLLPRRMGGQLVRAISALEDLRMTILHLNITSSQRSVLYSFNLKMEDECNLGSADEISTAVHQTFSGASSTVRKWSPFLSVYVILPFTVGLNVREVGMATGWPERKMETVQRRKRQIHSQSQMEDYNPPKRRRSF from the exons ATGTCGTTCCTTGAGATGCTACGAGGCCTAGAATCATCCTCGTCTTCTTCGTTTATAGACTCTAACTCCTCCTTTGAGTTTCTGTTGAGAATGCAGCAAAATCAGAAGCACCCAGAAATAGAATGTGGGATTCAAGCACTGGAACTGGAGAGCTGCATTACCAATGACGTATCAGAACCGCATTCTCCGATTAAATCCAAATGCAAAGACCCGCATCAACCCCAATCGTCGTCTTGTCGGGAACTGGAAGTGGTGAGTTCCGAATGCAATGGAGAAACAAAGTCACCGGAAAAGTGCAGAGGAGGGAAC CGTAGCAGCAGGGCGAAAGGCAAACCACAGGAATCGAACAAAGCAGGCCCAGCGGGTAGCACTTGCGAGAGGAGGAAGCGTAAGCGAACGAGGCCGCCGAGCAACACCAAAGAGGAGGTGGAGTCTCAACGCATGACCCACATCGCCGTCGAACGCAACCGTAGGCGTCAAATGAACGATCATCTAAACACGCTCCGTTCCCTGATGCCCACCTCCTTCGTTCGAAGG GGTGAGCAAGCATCGATCATTGGTGGTGCCGTTGACTTTATTAAAGAATTGGAGCGGTTGTTGCAGTTACTCGAGGCTTGGAAGAGAATGAAAAAGTCGGGAAACGACG ACGAATccatggaggaggaggagggtagGAGAGACGATGATAtcggagaaggaggagaaatgaaggCAGAACACAAGTCGGTGGCGGATATCCAAGTGTTAGTGGTAGAGAAAAGGCATGTGAATCTCAAGATGCTGTTACCAAGGAGGATGGGAGGGCAGTTGGTCAGAGCCATTTCTGCTTTGGAAGATCTCAGGATGACCATCTTAcacctcaacatcacatcctcTCAACGTTCCGTTCTTTACTCCTTCAATCTCAAA ATGGAAGATGAGTGCAATCTGGGATCAGCTGACGAGATCTCAACAGCGGTGCATCAAACCTTCAGCGGAGCCTCATCAACGGTTC GTAAATGGTCACCATTTCTTTCTGTGTACGTGATTCTCCCGTTTACCGTCGGCCTGAATGTGAGGGAAGTGGGGATGGCCACTGGCTGGCCAGAGAGAAAGATGGAAACTGTGCAGCGCAGAAAGCGTCAGATACATTCTCAGTCTCAAATGGAGGACTACAATCCACCAAAACGGCGACGATCATTTTGA
- the LOC122664476 gene encoding protein CURVATURE THYLAKOID 1B, chloroplastic-like, with protein sequence MASTSTTVSISSSSTLIDGKAPRRSAAASPQCVSLPTLPTPPLPVNHPQSTRDTWKTAAHCRKIARNVIAMATAETSAEVAAAELPEILNSIREAWDKLEDKYAVTSLTFAGAIAVWGSTGMISAIDRLPIVPGVLELVGIGYTGWFAYRNLIFKPDREALIKKIKDTYKDIIGSS encoded by the exons ATGGCATCGACCTCAACCACCGTTTCCATCTCCTCATCGTCAACCCTCATCGATGGCAAAGCTCCTCGGCGATCGGCAGCCGCATCGCCGCAATGTGTGAGCCTCCCAACACTCCCTACGCCTCCCCTGCCTGTGAACCATCCCCAGTCGACTCGTGATACCTGGAAGACTGCTGCCCATT GCCGTAAGATTGCCCGGAATGTTATCGCAATGGCCACTGCAGAAACATCCGCCGAAGTCGCCGCAGCTGAGCTGCCGGAGATCTTGAACTCCATTCGAGAAGCA TGGGACAAACTGGAAGACAAATATGCTGTGACTTCTCTTACATTTGCTGGTGCTATTGCGGTCTGGGGCTCCACTGGCATGATCTCG GCCATCGATAGGCTTCCGATAGTTCCAGGTGTCCTGGAGCTCGTTGGAATCGGTTACACCGGG TGGTTTGCATATCGGAACCTGATCTTCAAACCCGACCG GGAAGCTTTGATCAAGAAAATAAAGGACACTTACAAAGACATCATTGGGAGTAGTTGA
- the LOC122664474 gene encoding caffeic acid 3-O-methyltransferase 1-like, whose amino-acid sequence MGSVEEMRSLSKEEQEEEEACMFAMQLASFSVLPMVLKSAVELDLFEIIAKAGAGAQLSTTEIAAQLPTANPEAPVMLDRMLRLLASYSILSCSQTTLEDGSPQRFYGLAPVCKFLVKNQDGVCLTPLILMNQDKVLMESWYYLKDAVLEGGIPFNRAHGMTSFDYHGTDLRFNKVFNNGMSNHSTITMKKILATYKGFEGLTSLVDVGGGVGATLSMIVSKYPSIKGINFDLPHVLADAPSYTGVEHVGGDMFVSVPKADAVFMKWICHDWSDQHCLKYLKNCYDALPEDGKVVVVDGLLPATPETSLAAQSEIQMDIIMLGHNPGGKERTQREFEILAKGSGFPGFRVACYAFNTYVMEFLKKV is encoded by the exons ATGGGTTCAGTGGAGGAGATGAGGTCGCTGAGCAAGGAagagcaggaggaggaggaagcatGTATGTTCGCCATGCAATTGGCCAGCTTTTCAGTGCTGCCCATGGTTCTAAAATCGGCGGTAGAGCTCGACCTTTTTGAGATCATAGCCAAAGCAGGCGCAGGAGCACAATTGTCAACAACGGAGATCGCCGCTCAACTGCCCACAGCAAACCCAGAAGCTCCGGTGATGCTGGATCGTATGCTGCGCCTTCTGGCCAGCTACTCCATCCTCAGCTGCTCTCAGACCACCCTCGAGGACGGCAGCCCCCAGAGGTTCTACGGTCTCGCTCCAGTCTGTAAGTTCTTGGTCAAGAACCAAGATGGAGTCTGCCTCACTCCCTTGATTCTGATGAATCAAGACAAGGTCCTCATGGAGAGCTG GTACTACTTGAAAGATGCAGTGTTGGAAGGTGGAATCCCTTTCAACAGGGCCCATGGGATGACATCGTTCGACTACCACGGCACAGATCTGAGGTTTAACAAGGTTTTCAACAATGGAATGTCAAATCACTCCACCATCACGATGAAGAAGATCCTCGCAACCTACAAGGGCTTCGAGGGCCTCACTTCCTTGGTGGACGTGGGTGGAGGAGTGGGTGCAACACTCAGCATGATTGTCTCTAAGTACCCATCCATCAAGGGCATCAACTTCGACTTGCCCCATGTCCTTGCCGATGCTCCCTCCTACACGGGCGTCGAACACGTCGGCGGTGACATGTTTGTCAGCGTTCCCAAAGCCGATGCTGTGTTCATGAAATGGATCTGCCATGACTGGAGCGACCAACACTGTCTTAAATACCTCAAGAACTGCTACGATGCTTTGCCAGAAGACGGCAAGGTCGTCGTGGTCGATGGTCTCCTCCCGGCCACCCCAGAGACATCACTTGCTGCCCAGAGCGAAATCCAGATGGACATCATCATGTTGGGACACAATCCGGGTGGCAAAGAGAGGACCCAGAGGGAGTTCGAGATCCTGGCCAAGGGTTCAGGCTTTCCTGGCTTCCGAGTTGCCTGCTATGCTTTCAACACTTACGTCATGGAATTCTTGAAGAAGGTCTGA